Proteins encoded by one window of Bacteroidales bacterium:
- a CDS encoding adenylosuccinate synthase has translation MNVDVLLGLQWGDEGKGKIVDVLTKNYDIIARFQGGPNAGHSLEFNDIKHILHTIPSGIFHNNAINIIGNGVVIDPIIFKKEIDEILELGVNLNNKLLISKKAHLILPTHRILDAAKEHSKGKEKIGSTLKGISPTYIDKTGRDGLRIGDILSNKFIDKYIALTNKHFKLIEQYDFKFDFTEYEKGWMEGIELIKTFDLIDSEHVINSHISDNKKILAEGAQGTLLDIDFGSYPYVTSSNTVCSGACTGLGISPGKIGEVIGIFKAYCTRVGSGPFPTELDDETGILLRKYGHEYGATTGRPRRCGWMDLVALKYSVMLNGTTQLIMTKADVLDHFDTIKIATAYEINGKIIDYFPYEIDDNIKPVYKEFKGWKKDISSMKNKADIPVELFDYIKFIESEINVPIKIISVGPERKQTVVL, from the coding sequence ATGAATGTTGATGTGTTATTAGGACTTCAATGGGGCGATGAAGGCAAAGGAAAAATTGTTGATGTATTAACAAAAAATTACGATATAATTGCAAGATTTCAAGGCGGCCCAAATGCAGGGCATTCTCTTGAATTTAATGATATTAAACACATATTGCATACAATCCCTTCGGGTATTTTCCACAATAATGCAATTAATATTATTGGCAATGGGGTGGTTATTGACCCGATTATTTTTAAAAAAGAAATCGACGAAATACTCGAACTCGGCGTAAATCTTAATAACAAACTTCTTATTTCAAAAAAAGCTCATCTTATTTTACCTACTCACAGGATTTTAGATGCTGCAAAAGAACATTCAAAAGGAAAAGAAAAAATAGGCTCAACATTAAAAGGAATCAGTCCTACTTATATTGATAAAACAGGAAGAGATGGTTTGAGAATTGGAGATATTCTATCAAATAAATTTATTGATAAATATATTGCTTTAACAAATAAACATTTTAAACTTATAGAACAATACGATTTTAAATTCGATTTTACTGAATATGAAAAAGGATGGATGGAAGGTATTGAACTAATTAAAACATTCGATTTAATTGATTCTGAACATGTTATTAATTCCCACATATCTGATAATAAAAAAATACTTGCCGAAGGGGCACAAGGAACTTTATTAGATATTGATTTTGGCTCATATCCTTATGTAACTTCATCAAATACAGTTTGTTCGGGAGCATGTACAGGATTAGGCATTTCTCCGGGTAAAATCGGGGAAGTAATCGGAATTTTTAAAGCATATTGTACACGTGTCGGTTCGGGTCCTTTTCCTACCGAACTTGATGATGAAACTGGCATACTATTACGTAAATACGGACATGAATACGGTGCTACAACCGGTCGTCCGCGAAGATGCGGATGGATGGACCTTGTTGCTCTAAAATATTCAGTTATGCTTAATGGAACCACACAACTGATAATGACCAAAGCTGACGTGCTTGACCATTTCGACACAATAAAAATTGCTACTGCGTATGAAATAAATGGCAAAATCATTGATTATTTTCCTTATGAAATAGATGACAATATTAAACCTGTTTATAAAGAATTTAAAGGATGGAAAAAAGATATTTCAAGCATGAAAAATAAAGCTGATATTCCTGTTGAATTATTTGATTATATTAAATTTATTGAATCGGAAATAAATGTTCCAATAAAAATAATCTCAGTAGGACCGGAAAGAAAACAAACTGTTGTTCTTTAA